A region of the Deltaproteobacteria bacterium genome:
AACAAGCTGAGATACTTCAGCATAATCACGTACATTACCTTGCTTGTCTCTATTCGCAGAACGCCACTGAGCTGCGGTGAACCCAAATAGCGCCAGATTAAGAACGTCAGCTTCAGAGGCGTATGCAAGAGATGTCGCTTTTTCACTTAGGCGTTCGGGAATAAGATTAGTTCTGATCGCATCGGTGTGTATGCGGTAGTTGATGCGGGCGAGGTTGCGTTTAATATCCCAACCGAGAGTTTCCCTTTCCTCTTCTTTTAACCGTTGAAACTCTTTAATTAAGTAGAGCTTGAACTCTACTGAAACCCAGGAAGCGAACTCGAAAGCAATATCTTTATGAGCGTAAGTTCCGCCGTAGCGACCGGCCTTTGAACTGATACCGATGGCGCCTGTCTTCTCT
Encoded here:
- a CDS encoding KilA-N domain-containing protein, translated to MGKIKVLDREIALRTVNDEDFISLTDIARYKNEDGSDDIIRNWLRNRNTLEFLGIWERLNNPNFKPVEFDGFRNQAGLNSFTLSPKQWVEKTGAIGISSKAGRYGGTYAHKDIAFEFASWVSVEFKLYLIKEFQRLKEEERETLGWDIKRNLARINYRIHTDAIRTNLIPERLSEKATSLAYASEADVLNLALFGFTAAQWRSANRDKQGNVRDYAEVSQLV